The following proteins are co-located in the Callithrix jacchus isolate 240 chromosome 10, calJac240_pri, whole genome shotgun sequence genome:
- the FOLR2 gene encoding folate receptor beta isoform X2, whose amino-acid sequence MLPAATEVPLQGQKDMVWKLMPLLLLLAWVVTMCSAQDRTDLLNVCMDAKHHKTKPGPEDKLHDQCSPWRKNACCTANTSQELHKDTSRLYNFNWDHCGRMEPACKRHFIQDNCLYECSPNLGPWIQQVNQSWRKERFLDVPLCKEDCQRWWEDCHTSHTCKSNWHRGWDWTSGVNKCPAGALCRTFESYFPTPAALCEGLWSHSYKVSNYSRGSGRCIQMWFDSTQGNPNEEVARFYAAAMNVNAGILLHGIGGLLLSLALMLQLWLLG is encoded by the exons ATGCTTCCAGCAGCAACAGAG GTCCCTCTGCAAGGACAGAAAGACATGGTCTGGAAATTGATGCCACTTCTGCTGCTTCTGGCCTGGGTAGTCACCATGTGCAGTGCCCAGGACAGGACTGATCTCCTCAATGTCTGTATGGATGCCAAGCACCACAAGACAAAGCCAGGTCCTGAGGACAAGCTGCATGACCAA TGCAGTCCCTGGAGGAAGAACGCCTGCTGCACGGCCAACACCAGCCAGGAGCTGCACAAGGACACCTCCCGCCTGTACAACTTTAACTGGGATCACTGCGGCAGGATGGAGCCCGCCTGCAAGCGCCACTTCATCCAGGACAACTGTCTCTATGAGTGCTCACCCAACCTGGGGCCCTGGATCCAGCAG gTGAATCAGAGCTGGCGCAAAGAACGCTTCCTGGATGTGCCCTTATGCAAAGAGGACTGTCAGCGCTGGTGGGAGGATTGTCACACCTCCCACACTTGCAAGAGCAATTGGCACAGAGGATGGGACTGGACCTCAG GAGTTAACAAGTGCCCAGCTGGGGCCCTCTGCCGCACCTTTGAGTCCTACTTCCCCACTCCAGCTGCCCTTTGTGAGGGTCTCTGGAGTCACTCTTACAAGGTCAGCAACTACAGCCGAGGGAGCGGCCGCTGCATTCAGATGTGGTTTGACTCCACCCAGGGCAACCCCAATGAGGAGGTGGCGAGGTTCTATGCTGCGGCCATGAATGTGAATGCTGGCATCCTGCTTCATGGGATTGGGGGTCTCTTGCTCAGCCTGGCCCTGATGCTGCAACTCTGGCTCCTTGGCTGA
- the FOLR2 gene encoding folate receptor beta isoform X1, translating into MLPAATEVQVPLQGQKDMVWKLMPLLLLLAWVVTMCSAQDRTDLLNVCMDAKHHKTKPGPEDKLHDQCSPWRKNACCTANTSQELHKDTSRLYNFNWDHCGRMEPACKRHFIQDNCLYECSPNLGPWIQQVNQSWRKERFLDVPLCKEDCQRWWEDCHTSHTCKSNWHRGWDWTSGVNKCPAGALCRTFESYFPTPAALCEGLWSHSYKVSNYSRGSGRCIQMWFDSTQGNPNEEVARFYAAAMNVNAGILLHGIGGLLLSLALMLQLWLLG; encoded by the exons ATGCTTCCAGCAGCAACAGAGGTTCAG GTCCCTCTGCAAGGACAGAAAGACATGGTCTGGAAATTGATGCCACTTCTGCTGCTTCTGGCCTGGGTAGTCACCATGTGCAGTGCCCAGGACAGGACTGATCTCCTCAATGTCTGTATGGATGCCAAGCACCACAAGACAAAGCCAGGTCCTGAGGACAAGCTGCATGACCAA TGCAGTCCCTGGAGGAAGAACGCCTGCTGCACGGCCAACACCAGCCAGGAGCTGCACAAGGACACCTCCCGCCTGTACAACTTTAACTGGGATCACTGCGGCAGGATGGAGCCCGCCTGCAAGCGCCACTTCATCCAGGACAACTGTCTCTATGAGTGCTCACCCAACCTGGGGCCCTGGATCCAGCAG gTGAATCAGAGCTGGCGCAAAGAACGCTTCCTGGATGTGCCCTTATGCAAAGAGGACTGTCAGCGCTGGTGGGAGGATTGTCACACCTCCCACACTTGCAAGAGCAATTGGCACAGAGGATGGGACTGGACCTCAG GAGTTAACAAGTGCCCAGCTGGGGCCCTCTGCCGCACCTTTGAGTCCTACTTCCCCACTCCAGCTGCCCTTTGTGAGGGTCTCTGGAGTCACTCTTACAAGGTCAGCAACTACAGCCGAGGGAGCGGCCGCTGCATTCAGATGTGGTTTGACTCCACCCAGGGCAACCCCAATGAGGAGGTGGCGAGGTTCTATGCTGCGGCCATGAATGTGAATGCTGGCATCCTGCTTCATGGGATTGGGGGTCTCTTGCTCAGCCTGGCCCTGATGCTGCAACTCTGGCTCCTTGGCTGA